Proteins encoded by one window of Arachis ipaensis cultivar K30076 chromosome B04, Araip1.1, whole genome shotgun sequence:
- the LOC107635478 gene encoding pentatricopeptide repeat-containing protein At3g46790, chloroplastic isoform X1 has translation MWVLQSSQIGRQATFQSHLCYPALASSRLRVSFVALNRSANPEKDIKSSNNQLIQSLCRGGNLKQAIQVLSSELNPTQQTYELLIYSCAQQSSLSNGLEVHRHLANSVFSQDPFLATKLINMYNELGYVDHARKVFNETQEKTIYVWNALFRALAMVGCGEELLDLYGQMNWMGMASDRFTYTYVLKACVVSDLTLCPLQKGKEIHAHILRHGFDTNIHVMTTLLDVYAKFGCVSYASFVFGAMPLKNFVSWSAMIACYAKNEMPMKALELFQKMMLEASNSVPNSVTMVSVLQACSGLSALQLGKLIHAYILRRGLDSILPVLSALITMYGRCGEIELGQRVFDNMKKRDVVSWNSLISIYGIHGFGKKAIQIFENMIHQGVTPSYISFITVLGACSHAGLVEEGKMLFESMHRKYRIHPGMEHYACMVDLLGRANRLDEAIKVIEDMRLEPGPTVWGSLLGACRIHCNVELAERASSKLFELEPTNAGNYVLLADVYAGAQMWNEVKNVRKLLETRSLQKIPGCSWTEVKRKIYSFNSVDECNPQIEELRAFLIKLSTEMKERGYVPQTDVVLYDLDEEEKERILLGHSEKLAVAFGLINTAKGETIRITKNLRLCEDCHAVTKFISKFANREILVRDVNRFHHFRDGVCSCADYW, from the coding sequence ATGTGGGTTCTTCAGAGTTCCCAAATTGGTAGGCAAGCTACATTTCAAAGTCACCTCTGCTACCCTGCCCTTGCCTCTTCAAGGCTGCGAGTGTCTTTTGTTGCACTGAACCGTTCGGCCAACCCTGAAAAAGACATCAAGAGCAGTAACAACCAGTTGATACAATCTTTATGCAGAGGGGGAAACCTTAAGCAAGCTATTCAGGTACTGTCTAGTGAGCTCAATCCAACTCAGCAGACATATGAGCTCTTAATCTATTCTTGTGCGCAGCAGAGCTCACTCTCCAATGGTCTTGAGGTTCATCGCCATCTTGCTAATAGTGTTTTCAGCCAAGACCCATTTTTAGCCACTAAACTTATCAATATGTACAATGAGTTAGGGTATGTTGATCATGCCCGCAAGGTATTCAATGAAACCCAGGAAAAAACCATATATGTCTGGAATGCACTCTTCCGGGCACTTGCAATGGTGGGTTGTGGCGAGGAGCTGTTAGATTTATATGGTCAAATGAACTGGATGGGGATGGCCTCAGATAGGTTCACATATACGTATGTCCTTAAGGCTTGTGTTGTTTCGGATTTGACACTATGTCCTCTCCAAAAGGGTAAAGAGATTCATGCTCATATTCTGCGACATGGTTTTGACACAAATATTCATGTTATGACAACACTGTTGGATGTATATGCTAAATTTGGCTGTGTATCATATGCGAGTTTTGTGTTTGGTGCAATGCCTCTTAAGAACTTTGTCTCGTGGAGTGCAATGATTGCATGTTATGCGAAGAATGAAATGCCCATGAAAGCGTTGGAGCTGTTTCAGAAAATGATGCTTGAGGCAAGCAATTCAGTTCCCAATTCAGTTACAATGGTTAGTGTGCTTCAAGCATGTTCAGGTCTTTCTGCATTGCAATTAGGAAAGTTGATTCATGCATATATACTTAGAAGAGGCCTTGATTCTATACTCCCAGTTCTTAGTGCCCTTATAACAATGTATGGAAGATGTGGTGAGATTGAATTGGGGCAACGAGTGTTTGATAATATGAAGAAGCGCGATGTTGTTTCGTGGAACTCTTTGATTTCTATTTATGGTATTCATGGTTTTggaaagaaagcaatccaaatttttgaaaatatgatccACCAAGGAGTTACACCAAGTTACATATCGTTTATTACTGTTTTGGGTGCTTGCAGTCATGCTGGCCTTGTTGAGGAAGGAAAGATGTTGTTTGAATCTATGCATAGAAAGTACAGGATACATCCAGGCATGGAGCATTATGCTTGTATGGTGGATCTTCTTGGTCGAGCTAACAGGTTAGATGAAGCCATTAAAGTAATAGAAGATATGCGATTAGAGCCTGGACCCACAGTCTGGGGTTCGCTTCTTGGAGCTTGTAGGATTCATTGTAACGTCGAACTTGCAGAGAGAGCAAGCTCTAAGCTTTTTGAGTTGGAGCCTACTAACGCTGGCAATTATGTGCTTTTAGCGGATGTCTATGCAGGAGCTCAGATGTGGAACGAAGTAAAGAATGTGAGGAAGCTATTGGAAACTCGCAGCCTGCAAAAGATTCCTGGTTGCAGTTGGACTGAAGTCAAAAGGAAAATATATTCATTTAACTCTGTTGACGAGTGTAATCCGCAAATAGAAGAGCTCCGAGCATTTCTAATTAAGTTGTCAACCGAGATGAAAGAGAGGGGTTATGTCCCACAAACAGATGTAGTTCTTTATGACCttgatgaagaagagaaggaaagaaTTCTATTGGGACACAGTGAAAAGCTTGCTGTGGCTTTTGGGCTCATTAACACTGCAAAAGGCGAAACCATAAGGATCACGAAAAACCTGAGATTATGCGAAGACTGTCATGCTGTTACAAAGTTCATTTCCAAGTTTGCTAATAGAGAGATTCTTGTTAGAGATGTGAACCGCTTCCACCATTTTAGAGATGGAGTTTGTTCCTGTGCTGACTATTGGTAG
- the LOC107635478 gene encoding pentatricopeptide repeat-containing protein At3g46790, chloroplastic isoform X2, giving the protein MWVLQSSQIGRQATFQSHLCYPALASSRLRVSFVALNRSANPEKDIKSSNNQLIQSLCRGGNLKQAIQVLSSELNPTQQTYELLIYSCAQQSSLSNGLEVHRHLANSVFSQDPFLATKLINMYNELGYVDHARKVFNETQEKTIYVWNALFRALAMVGCGEELLDLYGQMNWMGMASDRFTYTYVLKACVVSDLTLCPLQKGKEIHAHILRHGFDTNIHVMTTLLDVYAKFGCVSYASFVFGAMPLKNFVSWSAMIACYAKNEMPMKALELFQKMMLEASNSVPNSVTMVSVLQACSGLSALQLGKLIHAYILRRGLDSILPVLSALITMYGRCGEIELGQRVFDNMKKRDVVSWNSLISIYGIHGFGKKAIQIFENMIHQGVTPSYISFITVLGACSHAGLVEEGKMLFESMHRKYRIHPGMEHYACMVDLLGRANRLDEAIKVIEDMRLEPGPTVWGSLLGACRIHCNVELAERASSKLFELEPTNAGNYVLLADVYAGAQMWNEVKNVRKLLETRSLQKIPGCSWTEVKRKIYSFNSVDECNPQIEELRAFLIKLSTEMKERGYVPQTDVVLYDLDEEEKERILLGHSEKLAVAFGLINTAKGETIRITKNLRLCEDCHAVTKFISKLYPKSAFT; this is encoded by the coding sequence ATGTGGGTTCTTCAGAGTTCCCAAATTGGTAGGCAAGCTACATTTCAAAGTCACCTCTGCTACCCTGCCCTTGCCTCTTCAAGGCTGCGAGTGTCTTTTGTTGCACTGAACCGTTCGGCCAACCCTGAAAAAGACATCAAGAGCAGTAACAACCAGTTGATACAATCTTTATGCAGAGGGGGAAACCTTAAGCAAGCTATTCAGGTACTGTCTAGTGAGCTCAATCCAACTCAGCAGACATATGAGCTCTTAATCTATTCTTGTGCGCAGCAGAGCTCACTCTCCAATGGTCTTGAGGTTCATCGCCATCTTGCTAATAGTGTTTTCAGCCAAGACCCATTTTTAGCCACTAAACTTATCAATATGTACAATGAGTTAGGGTATGTTGATCATGCCCGCAAGGTATTCAATGAAACCCAGGAAAAAACCATATATGTCTGGAATGCACTCTTCCGGGCACTTGCAATGGTGGGTTGTGGCGAGGAGCTGTTAGATTTATATGGTCAAATGAACTGGATGGGGATGGCCTCAGATAGGTTCACATATACGTATGTCCTTAAGGCTTGTGTTGTTTCGGATTTGACACTATGTCCTCTCCAAAAGGGTAAAGAGATTCATGCTCATATTCTGCGACATGGTTTTGACACAAATATTCATGTTATGACAACACTGTTGGATGTATATGCTAAATTTGGCTGTGTATCATATGCGAGTTTTGTGTTTGGTGCAATGCCTCTTAAGAACTTTGTCTCGTGGAGTGCAATGATTGCATGTTATGCGAAGAATGAAATGCCCATGAAAGCGTTGGAGCTGTTTCAGAAAATGATGCTTGAGGCAAGCAATTCAGTTCCCAATTCAGTTACAATGGTTAGTGTGCTTCAAGCATGTTCAGGTCTTTCTGCATTGCAATTAGGAAAGTTGATTCATGCATATATACTTAGAAGAGGCCTTGATTCTATACTCCCAGTTCTTAGTGCCCTTATAACAATGTATGGAAGATGTGGTGAGATTGAATTGGGGCAACGAGTGTTTGATAATATGAAGAAGCGCGATGTTGTTTCGTGGAACTCTTTGATTTCTATTTATGGTATTCATGGTTTTggaaagaaagcaatccaaatttttgaaaatatgatccACCAAGGAGTTACACCAAGTTACATATCGTTTATTACTGTTTTGGGTGCTTGCAGTCATGCTGGCCTTGTTGAGGAAGGAAAGATGTTGTTTGAATCTATGCATAGAAAGTACAGGATACATCCAGGCATGGAGCATTATGCTTGTATGGTGGATCTTCTTGGTCGAGCTAACAGGTTAGATGAAGCCATTAAAGTAATAGAAGATATGCGATTAGAGCCTGGACCCACAGTCTGGGGTTCGCTTCTTGGAGCTTGTAGGATTCATTGTAACGTCGAACTTGCAGAGAGAGCAAGCTCTAAGCTTTTTGAGTTGGAGCCTACTAACGCTGGCAATTATGTGCTTTTAGCGGATGTCTATGCAGGAGCTCAGATGTGGAACGAAGTAAAGAATGTGAGGAAGCTATTGGAAACTCGCAGCCTGCAAAAGATTCCTGGTTGCAGTTGGACTGAAGTCAAAAGGAAAATATATTCATTTAACTCTGTTGACGAGTGTAATCCGCAAATAGAAGAGCTCCGAGCATTTCTAATTAAGTTGTCAACCGAGATGAAAGAGAGGGGTTATGTCCCACAAACAGATGTAGTTCTTTATGACCttgatgaagaagagaaggaaagaaTTCTATTGGGACACAGTGAAAAGCTTGCTGTGGCTTTTGGGCTCATTAACACTGCAAAAGGCGAAACCATAAGGATCACGAAAAACCTGAGATTATGCGAAGACTGTCATGCTGTTACAAAGTTCATTTCCAAG